A single genomic interval of Streptomyces graminofaciens harbors:
- the thrC gene encoding threonine synthase: protein MTHQWRGIIEEYRDRLPVSDSTPVVTLREGGTPLVPAQVLSERTGCEVHLKVEGANPTGSFKDRGMTMAITRAKEEGAKAVICASTGNTSASAAAYAVRAGMVSAVLVPRGKIALGKMGQALVHGAKILQVDGNFDDCLTLARELSDNYPVALVNSVNPVRIEGQKTAAFEIVDMLGDAPDIHVLPVGNAGNITAYWKGYKEYAADGIAAQTPRMWGYQASGSAPIVRGEVVKDPSTIATAIRIGNPASWKYALAARDESGGLIDEVTDREILRAYRLLAAQEGVFVEPASAASVAGLLKAAESGKVDPGQTIVCTVTGNGLKDPDWAVAGAPQPVTVPVDAATAAERLGLA, encoded by the coding sequence ATGACCCACCAGTGGCGCGGAATCATCGAGGAGTACCGGGACCGGCTGCCCGTCTCCGACAGCACGCCGGTCGTGACGCTCCGCGAGGGCGGTACGCCCCTCGTACCCGCGCAGGTGCTCTCCGAGCGCACGGGCTGCGAGGTCCACCTCAAGGTGGAGGGCGCGAACCCGACCGGGTCCTTCAAGGACCGCGGCATGACCATGGCCATCACCCGGGCGAAGGAAGAGGGCGCGAAGGCAGTCATCTGTGCCTCGACGGGCAACACCTCTGCCTCCGCGGCCGCCTACGCCGTCCGCGCGGGCATGGTCTCGGCCGTGCTCGTCCCGCGCGGCAAGATCGCGCTGGGCAAGATGGGCCAGGCCCTCGTGCACGGCGCGAAGATCCTCCAGGTCGACGGCAACTTCGACGACTGCCTCACCCTCGCCCGCGAGCTGAGCGACAACTACCCCGTGGCGCTGGTCAATTCGGTCAACCCGGTGCGGATCGAGGGCCAGAAGACTGCGGCGTTCGAGATCGTGGACATGCTCGGCGACGCCCCCGACATCCACGTCCTGCCGGTCGGCAACGCGGGCAACATCACGGCGTACTGGAAGGGTTACAAGGAGTACGCCGCCGACGGCATCGCCGCCCAGACCCCCCGCATGTGGGGCTACCAGGCCTCCGGCTCCGCGCCGATCGTGCGCGGCGAGGTCGTCAAGGACCCGTCGACCATCGCCACCGCGATCCGTATCGGCAACCCCGCGTCGTGGAAGTACGCGCTGGCCGCGCGGGACGAATCGGGCGGTCTCATCGACGAGGTGACGGACCGTGAGATCCTGCGCGCCTACCGGCTGCTGGCCGCGCAGGAGGGCGTCTTCGTCGAGCCCGCCTCCGCCGCCTCCGTCGCCGGTCTGCTGAAGGCCGCCGAGAGCGGCAAGGTCGACCCGGGCCAGACCATCGTCTGCACGGTCACCGGGAACGGCCTGAAGGACCCCGACTGGGCCGTCGCGGGCGCCCCGCAGCCCGTCACCGTCCCGGTCGACGCGGCGACGGCGGCCGAGCGCCTCGGTCTCGCCTGA
- a CDS encoding homoserine dehydrogenase — protein MMRTRPLKVALLGCGVVGSEVARIMTTHADDLAARIGAPVELAGVAVRRPSKVREGIDPALVTTDATALVKRGDLDVVVEVIGGIEPARSLITTAFEHGASVVSANKALLAQDGAALHAVADEHGKDLYYEAAVAGAIPLIRPLRESLAGDKINRVMGIVNGTTNFILDKMDSTGAGYQEALDEATALGYAEADPTADVEGFDAAAKAAILAGIAFHSRVRLDDVYREGMTEVTAADFASAKNMGCTIKLLAICERAADGGSVTARVHPAMIPLTHPLASVRGAYNAVFVESDAAGQLMFYGPGAGGAPTASAVLGDLVAVCRNRLAGGTGPGESAYAALPVSPMGDVVTRYHISLDVADKPGVLAQVATVFAEHGVSIDTVRQQGKDGEASLVVVTHRASDASLNGTVEALRNLDTVRGVASIMRVEGE, from the coding sequence ATGATGCGTACGCGTCCGCTGAAGGTGGCGCTGCTGGGCTGTGGGGTTGTCGGCTCAGAGGTGGCGCGCATCATGACGACGCACGCCGACGATCTCGCCGCCCGCATCGGTGCGCCGGTCGAGCTCGCGGGCGTCGCGGTCCGCCGACCCTCCAAGGTCCGTGAAGGCATCGACCCGGCCCTGGTCACCACCGACGCCACCGCCCTGGTCAAACGCGGCGACCTCGACGTCGTCGTCGAGGTCATCGGCGGTATCGAGCCCGCCCGTTCCCTCATCACCACGGCGTTCGAGCACGGCGCCTCCGTCGTCTCCGCCAACAAGGCCCTCCTCGCCCAGGACGGCGCCGCCCTGCACGCGGTGGCCGACGAGCACGGCAAGGACCTCTACTACGAGGCCGCCGTCGCCGGCGCGATCCCGCTGATCCGGCCGCTGCGCGAGTCCCTCGCCGGCGACAAGATCAACCGGGTGATGGGCATCGTCAACGGGACCACCAACTTCATCCTGGACAAGATGGACTCCACGGGGGCCGGGTACCAGGAGGCCCTGGACGAGGCCACCGCCCTCGGGTACGCCGAGGCCGACCCGACCGCCGACGTCGAGGGCTTCGACGCCGCCGCCAAGGCCGCGATCCTCGCCGGTATCGCCTTCCACTCGCGCGTCCGGCTCGACGACGTCTACCGCGAGGGCATGACGGAGGTCACGGCGGCCGACTTCGCCTCCGCCAAGAACATGGGCTGCACCATCAAGCTGCTCGCCATCTGCGAGCGGGCCGCGGACGGCGGCTCCGTCACCGCGCGCGTGCACCCCGCCATGATCCCGCTGACCCACCCCCTCGCCTCCGTGCGCGGCGCGTACAACGCCGTGTTCGTGGAGTCCGACGCCGCCGGCCAGCTGATGTTCTACGGCCCCGGCGCGGGTGGCGCCCCCACCGCCTCCGCGGTCCTCGGCGACCTTGTGGCCGTGTGCCGCAACCGCCTCGCGGGCGGGACCGGGCCCGGTGAGTCGGCGTACGCGGCCCTGCCCGTGTCGCCGATGGGTGACGTCGTCACGCGCTACCACATCAGCCTCGACGTCGCCGACAAACCGGGTGTTCTCGCCCAGGTGGCGACCGTGTTCGCGGAGCACGGAGTGTCGATCGATACGGTTCGGCAGCAGGGCAAGGACGGCGAGGCCTCCCTCGTCGTCGTCACCCACCGCGCCTCCGACGCCTCCCTCAACGGGACCGTCGAGGCGCTGCGCAACCTCGACACCGTGCGGGGTGTCGCCAGCATCATGCGGGTTGAAGGAGAGTAA
- the lysA gene encoding diaminopimelate decarboxylase, which translates to MSRSAHPAGPRHADVLPEGHYAAPPADLNTLDPKVWAQTVTRTDDGVVSVGGIDVKTLAEEFGTPAYFLDEADFRARARAWRTAFGHDADVFYAGKAFLSRAVVRWLHEEGLNLDVCSGVELTTALSAGMPADRIAFHGNNKSTVEIHTAIEAGVGRIVLDSFQEIVRVAHIAQSLGKRQRVQIRVTVGVEAHTHEFIATAHEDQKFGIPLAGGQAAEAVRRALKLDGLELIGIHSHIGSQIFDTSGFEVAAHRVVGLLAEVRDEHGVELPEIDLGGGLGIAYTSDDDPREPHEIAKALTEIVTRECERAKLRTPRISVEPGRAIVGPTAFTLYEVGTIKPLDGLRTYVSVDGGMSDNIRTALYDAEYSVALVSRASDAEPMLVRVVGKHCESGDIVVKDAFLPADLAPGDLIAVPATGAYCRSMASNYNHALRPPVVAVNDGEARVVVRRETEEDLLRLDVG; encoded by the coding sequence ATGAGCCGATCCGCACACCCCGCCGGTCCCCGCCACGCCGACGTACTGCCCGAGGGCCACTACGCCGCCCCGCCGGCCGACCTCAACACGCTCGACCCGAAGGTGTGGGCCCAGACCGTCACCCGTACGGACGACGGGGTCGTCAGTGTCGGCGGGATCGACGTGAAGACGCTCGCCGAGGAGTTCGGCACCCCGGCCTACTTCCTCGACGAGGCCGACTTCCGGGCCCGGGCGCGCGCCTGGCGCACCGCCTTCGGGCACGACGCCGACGTCTTCTACGCCGGTAAGGCCTTCCTTTCGCGGGCCGTCGTGCGCTGGCTGCACGAGGAAGGGCTCAACCTCGACGTCTGCTCCGGCGTCGAACTCACCACCGCCCTCTCCGCCGGCATGCCCGCCGACCGCATCGCCTTCCACGGCAACAACAAGTCCACCGTCGAGATCCACACCGCGATCGAGGCCGGAGTCGGCCGTATCGTCCTCGACTCCTTCCAGGAGATCGTGCGCGTCGCCCACATCGCCCAGTCCCTCGGCAAGCGGCAGCGCGTGCAGATCCGCGTCACCGTGGGCGTCGAGGCGCACACGCACGAGTTCATCGCCACCGCGCACGAAGACCAGAAGTTCGGGATTCCGCTTGCCGGGGGGCAGGCCGCCGAGGCCGTACGGCGGGCGCTCAAGCTCGACGGGCTGGAGCTCATCGGCATCCACTCCCACATCGGGTCGCAGATCTTCGACACCTCCGGGTTCGAGGTCGCCGCGCACCGGGTCGTCGGACTTCTCGCGGAAGTCCGCGACGAGCACGGCGTCGAGCTGCCCGAGATCGACCTCGGCGGCGGGCTCGGCATCGCGTACACCAGCGACGACGACCCCCGTGAGCCGCACGAGATCGCCAAGGCGCTCACCGAGATCGTCACGCGCGAGTGCGAGCGGGCCAAGCTGCGCACGCCCCGCATCTCCGTCGAACCCGGGCGGGCCATCGTCGGCCCGACCGCCTTCACGCTCTACGAGGTCGGCACCATCAAGCCGCTCGACGGCCTGCGCACCTACGTCTCCGTCGACGGCGGCATGTCCGACAACATCCGGACCGCGCTGTACGACGCCGAGTACAGCGTCGCCCTCGTCTCCCGCGCCTCCGACGCCGAGCCCATGCTCGTGCGCGTGGTCGGCAAGCACTGCGAGAGCGGCGACATCGTGGTCAAGGACGCGTTCCTGCCGGCCGACCTGGCGCCCGGTGACCTGATCGCCGTCCCGGCCACCGGCGCGTACTGCCGTTCGATGGCCAGCAACTACAACCACGCGCTGCGCCCGCCGGTCGTCGCCGTCAACGACGGTGAGGCCCGGGTCGTCGTACGCAGGGAGACGGAAGAGGACCTTCTCCGTCTCGATGTCGGGTGA
- the nrtL gene encoding ArgS-related anticodon-binding protein NrtL — protein sequence MTPVELSRTVLRAVRCAVDQGELSVVVPARAVVTPPGPGGSGDFATNIALQLARPAGRPPRQVAEILRPHLSRTEGVAAVEITGPGFLNIRLDRAATTALVRRIRNQGQGHHQPPAEPPYGHTTTLTGEVLRLRIPYDIRAEVVAEALARIVATQGGRVEVDHARPGEPVDLRPVPAPEDPAPLGPDALRWALLHPAAHDRPRITADLLVQRASNPLFRVRYAHARARALTRNAAALGFTGDPGDPNSPADSDLLGALSEYPHVLTLAATQHAPDRLARHLLVVADALLAFQDTVLPRGDEKPSAAHRARLALAEAAGTVLAGGLSLLGIDAPEYL from the coding sequence GTGACCCCCGTCGAGCTCTCCCGCACCGTGCTGCGCGCGGTGCGTTGTGCTGTGGATCAGGGGGAGCTGAGCGTGGTCGTGCCCGCACGGGCCGTGGTGACGCCGCCCGGGCCCGGCGGCAGCGGGGACTTCGCGACGAACATCGCCCTGCAACTGGCCCGGCCCGCGGGGCGCCCGCCCCGCCAGGTCGCCGAGATCCTGCGGCCCCACCTCAGCCGTACGGAAGGCGTTGCCGCCGTCGAGATCACCGGGCCGGGTTTCCTCAACATCCGTCTCGACCGCGCGGCCACCACCGCCCTCGTACGTCGGATACGGAACCAAGGCCAAGGCCACCACCAGCCCCCCGCCGAACCCCCCTACGGCCACACCACCACCCTCACCGGCGAAGTCCTCCGCCTCCGCATCCCCTACGACATCCGCGCCGAAGTCGTCGCCGAGGCGCTCGCGCGGATCGTCGCCACCCAGGGCGGCCGCGTCGAGGTCGACCACGCGCGGCCCGGCGAGCCCGTCGACCTGCGGCCCGTGCCGGCGCCGGAGGACCCCGCGCCGCTCGGGCCCGACGCCCTGCGCTGGGCCCTGTTGCACCCCGCCGCCCACGACCGGCCCCGGATCACCGCCGACCTCCTCGTGCAGCGCGCGAGCAACCCCCTCTTCCGGGTCCGTTACGCCCACGCCCGAGCCCGCGCGCTCACCCGCAACGCCGCCGCCCTCGGCTTCACCGGTGACCCTGGCGACCCGAACAGCCCGGCCGACTCCGACCTCCTCGGCGCCCTCTCCGAATACCCCCACGTCCTCACCCTCGCCGCCACCCAGCACGCCCCCGACCGCCTCGCCCGGCACCTGCTCGTCGTCGCCGACGCCCTGCTCGCCTTCCAGGACACGGTGCTGCCGCGCGGCGACGAGAAACCCTCGGCCGCCCACCGCGCCCGGCTCGCGCTCGCCGAAGCCGCCGGGACGGTGCTGGCCGGCGGCCTGTCCCTGCTCGGCATCGACGCACCCGAATACCTCTGA
- a CDS encoding response regulator: protein MPGASGRVLVVDDNKVIRQLIRVNLELEGFEVVTAADGAECLDVVHQVQPDVITLDVVMPRLDGLRTAAHLRGDPLTQRLPLVIVSACTQYEVEAGLDVGVDAFLAKPFEPAELVTLVRQLAERGGPDASPEHGIGAGAPTGSPAGGTEHAERTGSEHAERTGA from the coding sequence GTGCCAGGCGCGTCCGGCCGGGTGCTTGTTGTGGACGACAACAAGGTCATCCGGCAGCTGATCAGGGTCAACCTCGAGCTGGAGGGCTTCGAGGTGGTGACCGCGGCCGATGGTGCCGAGTGTCTGGACGTCGTCCATCAGGTGCAGCCCGACGTGATCACCCTCGATGTCGTCATGCCTCGACTCGACGGTCTGCGGACCGCCGCCCACCTCCGCGGCGACCCTCTCACCCAACGGCTGCCGCTCGTCATCGTCAGCGCCTGTACGCAGTACGAGGTCGAGGCCGGGCTCGACGTCGGCGTCGATGCCTTCCTGGCCAAGCCCTTCGAGCCCGCCGAACTCGTCACACTCGTACGGCAGTTGGCCGAGCGCGGCGGTCCCGACGCCTCCCCCGAGCACGGCATCGGCGCCGGTGCCCCCACCGGCAGCCCGGCCGGCGGCACCGAGCACGCCGAACGAACCGGCAGCGAGCACGCCGAACGAACCGGTGCCTGA
- a CDS encoding nuclease-related domain-containing protein produces MELKVTRWKRYGHDRLYANLPDGTAVGWADLRTGDIAVLVDVYRDDVIAVLTHHLRDVLKLVVPQEAPETEARPMLPPLTPSDDLSTNRPGESLRDLLATSGPGLVERVVSRLLRRPSEWHSWRQGLAGERRVGAELDRLARHGWRVLHSIPLANNVDVDHLLIGPGGVFSINTKHHHNKAVWVGDDSVKVDHGKPAPYARKSRAEAKRAIRVLEHYCGFPVPVEPVLVFVGVTDLQVVATQLSVRVYQERQVAALAPLSGVLTGEQVERVYGVARHRQAWSRA; encoded by the coding sequence GTGGAACTGAAGGTCACGCGCTGGAAGCGGTACGGACATGATCGCCTGTATGCGAATCTGCCGGATGGAACCGCGGTCGGCTGGGCGGACTTGAGGACGGGGGACATCGCTGTCTTGGTAGACGTGTATCGCGACGACGTGATCGCCGTGCTGACACACCACTTACGGGACGTCCTCAAGCTGGTTGTGCCGCAGGAGGCACCTGAAACTGAAGCTCGCCCGATGCTGCCGCCTCTGACGCCGTCAGACGACCTGTCCACCAACCGTCCCGGAGAATCCCTCCGTGACCTGCTCGCCACATCCGGCCCAGGTCTGGTCGAGCGAGTCGTCTCACGGCTTCTGCGGCGTCCCTCGGAGTGGCACTCGTGGCGTCAGGGCCTGGCGGGGGAGAGGCGAGTAGGAGCCGAGCTGGACCGCTTGGCGCGTCACGGATGGCGGGTCCTGCATTCCATCCCCCTGGCCAACAACGTGGACGTCGATCACTTGTTGATCGGGCCCGGAGGCGTGTTCAGCATCAATACGAAGCACCACCACAACAAGGCCGTATGGGTCGGCGACGATTCGGTGAAGGTCGATCACGGAAAACCGGCGCCCTACGCACGCAAGAGCCGGGCAGAGGCCAAGCGAGCAATCCGAGTGCTTGAGCACTATTGCGGCTTTCCCGTACCGGTGGAGCCAGTGCTCGTCTTCGTCGGCGTGACTGATCTACAAGTGGTCGCCACACAGCTCAGCGTGCGCGTGTACCAGGAGCGTCAGGTAGCGGCACTGGCGCCGCTTTCGGGTGTGCTGACGGGTGAGCAGGTTGAGCGGGTGTACGGCGTCGCTCGTCATCGTCAGGCTTGGAGTCGGGCCTGA
- a CDS encoding tyrosine-type recombinase/integrase, with translation MKSLDVKVWGVRKRDTKTPSYGVRWSVAGNVFSDSFRTKALADHYRAKLMRAMRDGEEFDTESGLPASMEQQKATVSWYDFALRYLAMKWPHAAPNTRDGINESLTSVTVELLDERAGRPSDEALRRALRNWAFVLPGPSDRELPDDVRNVLHWVSKASRPLADLADPATARAVLDSLKLKLDGTAAAAETVQRKRRTLVNAANYAVDLGELRENPVTAVRWQKPKVSNQVDSRVVANPEQARNLLAAVSYVGGYRRARGRRLVGLFAAMYFGGLRPAEAVGLVETDLTLPERGWGSALLHRTRPSVGKQWTDSGETHDARGLKNRPTDDVRRVPIPPHLVAVLREHLVTFGTADDGRLFFSEKGSVVPSSTYYRVWQEARLLALPPAVAASPLASRPYDLRHSALSTWLNAGVDPTEVAERAGNSVEVLLTRYAKCLDGRQDVANRRIEDLLREYE, from the coding sequence GTGAAGTCTCTCGACGTGAAAGTCTGGGGTGTTCGGAAGCGCGACACCAAGACGCCCTCGTACGGTGTCCGCTGGTCCGTGGCGGGCAACGTCTTCTCTGACAGCTTCCGGACCAAAGCACTCGCTGATCACTACCGCGCGAAGCTGATGCGGGCCATGCGGGACGGCGAGGAGTTCGATACGGAATCCGGGCTCCCGGCGTCCATGGAACAGCAGAAAGCCACCGTGTCCTGGTACGACTTCGCTCTCAGGTATCTGGCAATGAAGTGGCCGCACGCTGCTCCGAACACGCGCGATGGCATCAATGAGTCACTGACGAGTGTGACCGTAGAGCTCCTGGACGAGCGTGCGGGGCGTCCGTCTGATGAGGCGCTCCGCAGAGCGCTGCGGAACTGGGCATTCGTACTGCCGGGGCCCTCTGATCGGGAGCTTCCGGACGACGTGCGGAACGTTCTCCACTGGGTGTCCAAGGCCTCTCGACCACTTGCCGATCTTGCTGACCCCGCCACGGCCCGCGCGGTCCTCGATTCGCTGAAACTGAAGCTCGATGGCACCGCAGCCGCGGCGGAAACTGTGCAGCGTAAGCGCAGGACGCTGGTCAACGCCGCGAACTATGCCGTCGACCTGGGGGAGCTGCGCGAGAACCCCGTCACGGCGGTCCGCTGGCAGAAACCGAAGGTGTCCAACCAGGTGGACTCGCGCGTGGTCGCCAACCCGGAGCAGGCTCGCAATCTTCTGGCGGCCGTTTCCTATGTGGGCGGATACCGGCGTGCCCGCGGCCGTCGCCTCGTGGGTCTGTTCGCCGCTATGTACTTCGGCGGCCTTCGGCCGGCGGAAGCTGTCGGCCTCGTCGAGACGGACCTGACCCTCCCCGAACGGGGCTGGGGATCAGCTCTCCTCCACCGGACCCGCCCCTCCGTCGGCAAGCAATGGACCGATTCGGGGGAGACCCATGACGCCCGCGGGCTGAAGAACCGGCCGACCGATGACGTGCGGCGCGTGCCGATCCCGCCTCACCTCGTCGCTGTACTCCGCGAACACCTGGTCACCTTCGGTACCGCCGACGACGGGCGGCTCTTCTTCAGCGAGAAGGGCTCGGTCGTCCCGTCCTCGACCTACTACCGCGTGTGGCAGGAGGCTCGGCTCCTCGCGCTCCCGCCGGCCGTCGCTGCCTCGCCGCTCGCGAGTCGGCCGTACGACCTCCGCCACTCGGCGCTGTCGACATGGCTCAACGCTGGCGTCGACCCCACCGAGGTCGCCGAGCGCGCCGGCAACAGCGTGGAGGTCCTGCTGACCCGCTACGCGAAGTGCCTAGACGGACGGCAGGACGTTGCCAACCGGCGCATCGAGGACCTCCTTCGCGAATACGAGTGA
- a CDS encoding helix-turn-helix transcriptional regulator codes for MDYRRDELMTVPQVLDELGGVPRRTFYRWRELGLGPAAFKLPNGELRVWRSDFRTWLRQLEAAA; via the coding sequence ATGGACTACCGCCGCGACGAACTCATGACTGTCCCGCAGGTCCTCGACGAACTTGGCGGAGTGCCCCGGCGGACGTTCTATCGCTGGCGCGAACTGGGATTGGGGCCCGCTGCTTTCAAGCTCCCCAACGGTGAGCTGAGAGTGTGGCGGAGTGATTTCAGGACGTGGCTGCGGCAGTTGGAGGCGGCGGCGTGA
- a CDS encoding replication initiator, with protein sequence MLASLGTLPELARQLSGLGGCTHPVRLDGHRTEYAVDTTTGEIGRVLHHLDSTTLPAGNLLVRCNNRRATRCAACAEVYRRDTFHLITAGLRGGKGTPEQVGTHPRVFATFTAPSFGPVHNRPSSGRPCRCGVRHEDTAPVLGTPLDPDTYDYEAAVLWNAHAGALWRRFSIYLRREVAKLAGLTQRAFRDHARISFAKVAEYQKRGAVHFHAVIRLDGPEGGDTSPPAWATAELLSDAIHAAATAARVGGPTVDGRAHTFTFGRQLDVRPIRSADFDGGQELTERAVAAYIAKYATKGAETTTGTLDRPIRFLAELAGARITDHARRMIRTAWTLGARPELADLRLRAWAHMLGFRGHFSTKSRRYSTTLGALRDARAEWRRAQAAPPTPQDGETTLVLAHWVFAGTGLSAGETWLAASLEPAPGTEGEPTWTTAATNS encoded by the coding sequence ATGCTCGCCTCACTCGGCACCCTGCCCGAACTGGCCCGCCAACTCTCCGGCCTGGGCGGCTGCACCCACCCCGTACGCCTCGACGGCCACCGCACCGAGTACGCCGTCGACACGACGACCGGTGAGATCGGGCGCGTCCTGCACCACCTCGACTCGACCACCCTCCCCGCCGGAAACCTCCTCGTCCGCTGCAACAACCGCCGTGCCACCCGCTGCGCGGCCTGCGCGGAGGTCTACCGCCGTGACACCTTCCACCTGATCACCGCCGGACTGCGCGGCGGCAAGGGCACCCCCGAACAGGTCGGCACGCACCCCCGCGTCTTCGCCACCTTCACCGCCCCGAGCTTCGGACCGGTCCACAACCGCCCCTCCAGCGGACGGCCCTGCCGCTGCGGCGTCCGGCACGAGGACACAGCCCCGGTCCTCGGCACGCCGCTCGACCCGGACACGTACGACTACGAAGCGGCTGTGCTCTGGAACGCCCACGCCGGGGCCCTGTGGCGCCGGTTCTCCATCTACCTCCGCCGCGAGGTCGCCAAGCTGGCCGGCCTCACGCAACGCGCCTTCCGCGACCACGCCCGCATCTCCTTCGCCAAGGTCGCCGAGTACCAGAAGCGCGGAGCCGTCCACTTCCACGCGGTCATCCGCCTCGACGGCCCCGAGGGCGGCGACACCTCGCCCCCGGCCTGGGCCACGGCCGAGCTGCTGAGCGACGCCATCCACGCCGCTGCCACCGCCGCTCGCGTCGGCGGTCCGACTGTCGACGGACGGGCCCACACCTTCACCTTCGGCCGTCAGCTCGACGTCCGCCCGATCCGCTCGGCCGACTTCGACGGCGGCCAGGAGCTGACCGAGCGGGCCGTAGCGGCGTACATCGCCAAGTACGCCACCAAGGGCGCCGAGACGACGACCGGCACCCTTGACCGTCCGATCCGCTTCCTCGCCGAGCTGGCCGGGGCCCGGATCACCGACCACGCCCGCCGCATGATCCGCACCGCCTGGACCCTCGGCGCACGCCCCGAACTGGCAGACCTCCGCCTACGCGCCTGGGCGCACATGCTCGGCTTCCGCGGCCACTTCTCCACCAAGTCCCGCCGCTACTCCACCACCCTCGGCGCCCTCCGCGACGCCCGCGCCGAATGGCGCCGAGCACAAGCCGCCCCGCCCACACCCCAGGACGGCGAAACCACGCTCGTCCTCGCCCACTGGGTCTTCGCCGGTACGGGCCTCAGCGCGGGCGAGACCTGGCTCGCCGCGTCCCTCGAACCCGCCCCTGGAACGGAAGGAGAGCCGACATGGACTACCGCCGCGACGAACTCATGA
- a CDS encoding SpdD protein — MFRPKLPDTPHVPSITTHIPQNHAPVPAHSAGRPVAPFVGVGVGAVAAVVVVGVVLTALLAAVAVSAISVAIAAVVLRSLVTDANRR; from the coding sequence GTGTTCCGTCCCAAGCTGCCCGACACTCCGCACGTCCCGAGCATCACCACGCACATCCCGCAGAACCACGCCCCGGTTCCGGCTCACTCCGCCGGCCGCCCGGTTGCTCCGTTCGTGGGCGTCGGTGTCGGCGCGGTCGCCGCGGTGGTGGTCGTGGGTGTCGTCCTCACCGCGCTCCTGGCGGCGGTCGCCGTCTCGGCGATCTCCGTGGCCATCGCCGCCGTCGTCCTGCGCTCCCTCGTCACCGACGCCAACAGGCGCTGA
- a CDS encoding mobile element transfer protein, which translates to MPANRRFRNLVRIGPVQVGTYYDGRGREKHTAACTAPRCGFSTDYDSRAAAELAARTHRCAVR; encoded by the coding sequence ATGCCCGCCAACCGCCGCTTCCGCAACCTCGTCCGCATCGGTCCCGTCCAGGTCGGCACGTACTACGACGGCCGTGGCCGTGAGAAGCACACCGCCGCGTGTACGGCTCCGCGCTGCGGCTTCTCGACCGACTACGACAGCCGGGCCGCCGCCGAGCTGGCGGCGCGCACCCACCGCTGCGCCGTCCGCTGA